The Deltaproteobacteria bacterium RBG_16_64_85 genome includes the window TCGGTGCTGTGCTCAACGAGGGACATGAAGATCTGCTGCTCCTCCTCCGTCCGTTTGCGATCGGTGATGTCGCGGAATATGCCGATCTGGTACTGTTCTCCCCCAAACTCGACTGGATTCGCGCTGATATCCGCGTAGAATACGCTGCCATCCTTTCTCTTCACGGGCAGGTTTTCGGCGACCCGTATTTCGCCCCGGTTTTGTCTGTTGAATTCCGCAATGACATGGGGAAGGTCCGGGGCAGGATGGATGTCCTCTACACCGAAGCGAAGCAGTTCTTCTCTGGTGTATCCGAGCATCTCGCAGATGGCATCGTTGGCCTCCACGAATTTCTTCGTGGACACCTTGGGGATGAGGATCCCTTCATTGGCGGCATCGAAAATACCGCGGAACCTCTTCTCGGATTCCCGCAAGGCGACCTCGGCCCGCTTCCGGTCGGTGATGTCGCGGACGATGGCGGAAAACGATGGGGCCTCCCGTGGACCCCAAGTGCCGATGGAGAGTTCGATCGGGAATTCGGTCCCGTCCTTCCTCAGCGCGTTCAGTTCGACCGTCCTGCCGATGATTCGGGTTTCCCCCATCTTCAGGTACTGTTCCAGGCCCGCCTTGTGCGCGTTCCGATATCGTTCGGGGATGAGCATCGTCACATTTTTCCCGATGACCTCTTCGGATGCATATCCGAAGAGGCGCACCGCGGCGCGGTTGAAGAAGTCGATGTTCCCCCTCGAATCCGCGGTGAGCATCCCGTTGACCGCCATATCCGCGATCGTGCGAAACCGGTACTCGCTTTCCGCAAGCTTTCGATCGGTTTCCTTGCGCTCCGTGATATCGAGAAGCAACCCGTCGACATAATCGAAGGAACCGGTTTCGTTGTACATCATCTGCCGCCTGTCGGAGACCCACCGGATGTCGCCGTTCTTGTGCCTGATCCGGTATTCCACGCGGAGGATTTTCAACCGGTTCTTAACCGCTTCCCGGAAGGTTTCCTTCAGCCATTCCCGGTCATCCGGGTGGATGATCCCCGGCCAATTTACGGCCCCGCTCGTGAACTCCTCGGCGGAATAACCGGTAACCGGCTCCACCTCGGCACCGATAAAGGACAACGACCAGTCCGGATGTCCCCGGTAGACCATCCCTGGGACGTTGTTTATCAAAGAAAGCAGGCGGATACCAAGCTCCTGCTTCTCCAAGGCGGCCTTCTGCTCCATTCCCTTTTCTCGGGCCATCGAGATCCTACCGTTGAGGAGATACAACGATATTCAATATCGGCAGGAGAGGGCCATAACTTGCGTACTTTATACAAATACTGACCTGCCCCCCTCCAATCGGTCCGAGATGTGTTAATGCTCATCACAAACCTCGCGGGGAATTCCGCGGGGCGTGGCTCTCTCAGAGCCTCCAGCCGCCCTGTTGAGTCGATCTTGATGCACCCTCCCGGACTCTGTAGATCCTCTCGGCGGGGAAGGCCGGCTCGAAGAGATCGGCGGTCTTTTCGGGCAAGGTTTCCGTCCTGCCCAGGACGAGGTATCCCCCCTCCTCCAACGACGCGGCAAGGTTCCCGGCGACCGGGGGTCGTTGATCCGGGCCAAAGTAGGTGAACGCCGCGTTGCGGCACAGGATCAGGCCGAATCGTCCCGGGGAGCCGTCGCGCAGCAGGTCCATCCTTCGGAACAACACCGAGTATCTCACCTCCTCGCGGACGCAATACGAATCGCCCTCCCGGTTGAAATATCTCCTCCTGAGCGCGTCGGGGACCTCCCGGAGGCTGCTTTGCGGATAGCATCCTGCCGCAGCGCGCTCCAGGGACACCGCGTCAATATCGGTGGCAAGCAATCGGATGGGCGGCTTCTCTCCGGGCAGTTCCTCCCAGGCAATCCGGAGCGAGTACGGCTCTTCCCCGGCGGCGCATCCCGCGGACCAGATGGCCGCAGGTGTCCCTTTCGCGGCCAGGCGAGGGAAAACCTCCCGGGACAGGAGCTGGAACACCCTCGCGTTCCGGAAGAACCGGGAAATCGTGACGACCAGGAGGGAGCGGAACGCCTCCCGCTCCGACGGATCGCGCAGCACCAGGTCCCGGTAGCGTGGGAACTCGTGGGTCCCCGCCGATTCCATCCGGCGGACGATGCGCCTCCTGATGTTGCGGCGGCGGTACGCCGACGGGCACAGTCCAAAGGGAGGAAGCACCTCCGAGAGAAACGCGTCGAACTCATTCGAAGTCACTGTCGACCCCCTTATCGTTTGACCGGGCCCCTCCGGAACAGGCCTGATGCAACCGTTGCGTCGAACAATTTCGGCTAAGCGAGGAGATGGACGTTCGCTATCCGCACCCTCTCCAATCCCGCTTCCTTCGCAGCCTGCCAGCACCTGTTCGCGAGGGTTCTCGGCGTCCGCTCGAGTTCGACCATCCGGAAATGGGGATAAAAGGCGAGGAGACTATACGGGATGTCCCGGTCGATGGAGGCAATGAATTTTGCGACCTTCCCCACTTCCTCCTCGTCGATGTAGCCGGGCACCAGAAGGGTGCTCGCTATAAGGAGAGGCGGGATCGGTCGGCTCTTTGCCGATCTTGCTGCCCGTGAAAAGTTCTCCAGCGTCCTTCGGTTGGTAACCCCGGTCAGGGCGATGTGGAGGTTTTCATCCCATGCCTTCAGATCGAATTTGATACACCCCCCCGACTCGATCGCGAGGTTCACCAATTCATCCAGCAGACGCTCCTGCATGGAGCCGTTCGTCTCCCAGCAGAAACGGAGGATCGCGTCTTTCTTTTTTTCACGGGCCATCCGGGAGGCCCTGATGGAAAAGGGAAGTTGTGGCGCCGGGTCCCCGCCGAAATAGCAGATGCAGGCGGTGCGTTCGCCTACGTCGTCAACGAGCGCCGCCACGGGAGTAGTCCGCGGACGACGGGTCCCCAGTCGATACTGCCAGTTCTGACAGAAAAGACAGTCGAACGAGCAGGCGTGGAAAAATACGGCCAGGTTCGCAATCCCGGATTCCGGACCCCGGCAATGGGCGAACCTGGGGTAGCCGGCACCCGTTCCGCCGGGGCAGACCCAGTCGGCCACGCAATTCGTGGGGAGAGGATCGTGATACCAGGAGAGCTTCCCCTCCGACGGAGTTGCACCGGTCAGCTTTCCTCCGGTGTTGGTCCGAACGCCGCAGTAGCCCGGTTGCCCTTCGGGGATATGGCACTCGTTCACGCAGAGATTGCATGCGATCCCTTCCGGATCCCTGGGTGGCTGAATCGGCAATCCATGATCGATCCGGCTGCGGGCATGTGCCATCAAGGCAATGGGTAGGGCGTCGGAAGAACGTTCCCTGATGCACCTGAGGCACACGCCGAGCTCCTGGGATGTGCTTCGGGATTGATGGGAACAAACCCTGCAGGTACCCACGTCTCCCCGCTCTGGAACGAGAACTCCTACAGAAATACGATACCACGGGCCGGGCCAAAGGCCGGCGGTCTCCGTCATCGCGAAGGAAGCGATTTCAAGTCCGGATTTTAATCATGGAAAGTTTCGAAGAATCGGGGGGAAGGTTACTCCCGAAGCTTGCAAGTTTTATACATTACAATGGCCTGCCGATATCAAACGTAATCACCGATGACAATCCTTTTAGACTCTTCCTCCGTTTTGGCAAATTTTTTTCGAGCCAAACGCAACATGCCGACAGCGTTATTCTCTCGTTCTGATTTTCGTCGCTCAATGAGTATCCCGATGGGTTCTTTCCGCATGTTCTTAATATCCATCCGGTAGACCATTATGGTTTTTAACGGCCTCCGTTCTGGCTCCTTGCACATTTTTCCTTTTAGCACCTCCTCCTCGGTCCAACCGGACCCATTAATCAACCAATCGTTCTTCCCGATCTCTTTCATCTTGCCCTCCTAAGATTCTGCGAAATTTCTGCAATATTCGCACCAATGGATGGTGTGAACGTAGATGCTCTATATGAAAGGCAATGCCATTGTTAGTAATGGCTTTCGGTGGAAAGGAAGCGCCTTAATGGGAAAATGTTTGCCGAGAAATGGTGCGAGAAAATACTACATCTCCCTACCCACCGTATATGCGATCCCACCTGCCAATAGCCAGAACAGACCCCACGTTGGCACACGGAGCCATAATGGTTTTACCGCGATAAGGATGAGCCAGCCCATGGCGGGATACAGGCCCGTCCTGAGTTTCGGGTACCGTACCCCTCCTGCTGTGCCGTCATGTTGGCAGCGGGGCCAGGAGTTGAACCTGGAGTCCCCGTCAAATTGGTTGTCGGGTCATCAAAGCGTAAACTGGAAGTCGCCTAACCCTCCCGTTAAGCTGTATACGCCCAGGCCTTTTCCGGGGGGGACGCAACCTTCAAGTTGTATTAGGCTGTTCGAAGGCCCCCGAAAAGGTCCGATAGCCTGTTGTCCCGAAGTGCATTACTCCACCCAATGCAAAATCGGCGTTGCCAAAAACTCCTCCAGCGGAATTCCCTGCCCTCCGACGAGAAGCCTTCTATAGGGTCGAAAGTTTTTTGCGAATGCGTTCATGCCGGAATACTCCGCTCTCGCTCGCCCGCTCTTGACCTCGACGAGTACGATCCGATCTCCGCTTTGCAGGACGAAATCGACCTCGTGTCCCCGGTCGCGCCAATAATATATTTCCAACATCGTTCCTTCCGCGCCGTTCAACAAGTGCGCCCCCACCGAGGACTCGACGAGC containing:
- a CDS encoding pyruvate formate lyase-activating protein; translation: MGTCRVCSHQSRSTSQELGVCLRCIRERSSDALPIALMAHARSRIDHGLPIQPPRDPEGIACNLCVNECHIPEGQPGYCGVRTNTGGKLTGATPSEGKLSWYHDPLPTNCVADWVCPGGTGAGYPRFAHCRGPESGIANLAVFFHACSFDCLFCQNWQYRLGTRRPRTTPVAALVDDVGERTACICYFGGDPAPQLPFSIRASRMAREKKKDAILRFCWETNGSMQERLLDELVNLAIESGGCIKFDLKAWDENLHIALTGVTNRRTLENFSRAARSAKSRPIPPLLIASTLLVPGYIDEEEVGKVAKFIASIDRDIPYSLLAFYPHFRMVELERTPRTLANRCWQAAKEAGLERVRIANVHLLA